A single region of the Phycisphaerae bacterium RAS1 genome encodes:
- the sucC gene encoding Succinyl-CoA ligase [ADP-forming] subunit beta — translation MKVHEYQARAIMQQAGVVVPPSEVIDKADQVAAAFNRVGAKTVVVKAQVHAGGRGKAGYVKLVNSAQEATENAARMLANPMVSKQTGPQGVKVSKILLAAAVDIAKEYYLGVVLDRARRVPVMMASAEGGVEIEEVAAKNPDAIKKAWFHPHLGFRPFQAQSLAAQIGLSGEQAKAAADIMLKLAKLFVEKDCSLAEINPLVQTPDGKMLAIDAKFNFDDNALFRHPDIEAMFDPSEENASELRASEHNLTYIALDGNIGCLVNGAGLAMSTMDIIKLHGGMPANFLDVGGSVSPEGAVEAFRIILSDPKVKAILVNIFGGIAKCDVIADALIKAAKEIGFKIPVVVRLEGTNVEIARKMLKEAAIPQLKPAADLTDAARQVCASV, via the coding sequence ATGAAAGTCCATGAATACCAGGCCCGCGCGATCATGCAACAGGCCGGCGTCGTCGTCCCGCCCAGCGAAGTCATCGACAAGGCCGACCAGGTCGCGGCCGCGTTCAATCGCGTCGGCGCCAAGACCGTTGTGGTCAAAGCCCAGGTTCACGCCGGCGGGCGCGGCAAGGCCGGGTACGTCAAGCTCGTCAACTCCGCACAGGAAGCGACGGAGAATGCGGCCCGCATGTTGGCGAACCCGATGGTCAGCAAGCAGACCGGCCCGCAGGGCGTCAAGGTCAGCAAGATTCTGCTCGCCGCCGCGGTGGACATCGCCAAGGAGTATTACCTCGGCGTGGTGCTCGACCGCGCCCGCCGCGTGCCGGTGATGATGGCCAGCGCCGAAGGCGGCGTCGAGATTGAGGAAGTCGCCGCCAAGAACCCGGACGCGATCAAGAAAGCCTGGTTCCATCCGCACCTGGGTTTCCGCCCGTTTCAGGCCCAATCGCTGGCGGCCCAGATCGGCCTGTCCGGCGAGCAGGCCAAGGCGGCCGCGGACATCATGCTGAAGCTGGCGAAGCTCTTCGTTGAAAAGGACTGCTCGCTGGCCGAGATCAACCCGCTGGTGCAGACGCCGGACGGGAAGATGCTGGCGATCGACGCCAAGTTCAACTTCGACGACAACGCGCTCTTCCGCCATCCCGACATCGAGGCGATGTTCGATCCGTCGGAAGAGAACGCGTCGGAGCTGCGCGCCAGCGAGCACAACCTGACCTACATCGCGCTGGACGGCAACATCGGCTGCCTGGTGAACGGCGCCGGCCTCGCCATGTCCACCATGGACATCATCAAGCTCCACGGCGGGATGCCGGCAAATTTTCTGGACGTCGGCGGCTCAGTCTCGCCGGAGGGCGCGGTCGAGGCGTTTCGCATCATCCTCTCGGACCCGAAGGTGAAGGCGATCCTGGTGAACATCTTCGGCGGGATCGCCAAGTGCGACGTGATTGCGGACGCGCTCATCAAGGCGGCGAAGGAAATCGGCTTCAAGATTCCGGTCGTCGTGCGGCT